One genomic region from Flexibacter flexilis DSM 6793 encodes:
- a CDS encoding ABC transporter ATP-binding protein yields the protein MLVANNIQKKYGDLSVLRGIDVSIQTGEIVAIVGASGAGKSTLLQILGTLDKPDGGKVEINGQEVVGLKGKDLAQFRNKNIGFVFQFHNLLPEFTALENVCIPAYLGGAEPAKAQAKATELLERLGLADRLHHKPSQMSGGEQQRTSVARALVNNPAIIFADEPSGNLDSQNAQQLHELFFELRKELNQTFVIVTHNPQLAAMADRTLTMRDGLVVQ from the coding sequence ATGTTAGTAGCAAATAACATACAAAAAAAATACGGCGATTTGTCGGTGTTGCGCGGCATAGACGTAAGTATCCAAACGGGCGAAATTGTGGCCATTGTGGGCGCGTCTGGGGCTGGCAAAAGTACGCTTTTGCAGATTTTGGGCACACTCGACAAACCCGACGGCGGCAAAGTGGAAATCAATGGCCAAGAAGTCGTGGGGCTGAAAGGCAAGGATTTAGCACAATTCCGTAACAAAAACATTGGTTTTGTATTCCAGTTTCACAACCTTTTGCCAGAGTTTACGGCCTTAGAAAACGTCTGTATTCCAGCGTATTTGGGCGGCGCAGAACCCGCCAAGGCACAAGCCAAAGCCACCGAACTACTGGAGCGTTTGGGTTTGGCCGATAGGCTACATCACAAGCCTTCGCAGATGTCGGGCGGCGAGCAGCAGCGCACTTCGGTAGCGCGTGCGTTGGTCAATAATCCCGCCATTATCTTCGCCGACGAACCCAGCGGCAATTTAGATTCACAAAATGCCCAGCAATTGCACGAACTTTTCTTTGAGCTGCGCAAAGAACTTAATCAAACTTTTGTAATAGTAACACACAACCCCCAGTTGGCAGCGATGGCCGACCGCACGCTTACGATGCGCGATGGGCTTGTAGTACAATAA
- a CDS encoding prolyl oligopeptidase family serine peptidase, giving the protein MRKITTAMAVVCSISTMNAQTKITYPATAKGTQVDTYFGTKIADPYRWLEDDRSAQTAEWVKEENKVTFGYLEKIPFRDALKKRMEKLWNYEKISAPFKEGSYTYYYKNDGLQNQSVLYRKDAAGKEEVFLDPNTFSKDGTTSLASVDFSKDGNICAYSISEGGSDWRKVMIIDAKTKKTLEATLVDVKFSGIAWRGNEGFYYSSYDKPQGSELSAKTDQHKLYFHKLGTAQKDDQVVFGLDKKRRYVGGSVTEDGKYLVISAANSTSGNELYIKDLTKQNSPIITLVDNFENDFDVLDNEGGRLLVATNYQAPNKKVIVVDLAKPEKNNWTDLIAETENVLSPSTGGGYIFANYMKDAVSVIKQFDYQGKLLRNVELPGLGTASGFGGKRTETTLYYSFTNYTTPSTIYSFEVKTGVSAVYQRPKVDFKSEDYESKQVFYTSKDGTKVPMIITYKKGTQLNGKNPTILYGYGGFNISLTPSFSIANAVWLENGGVYAVANLRGGGEYGKKWHDAGTKLHKQNVFDDFIAAAEFLIKDKYTSSDFLAIRGGSNGGLLVGATLTQRPDLMKVALPAVGVLDMLRYHTFTAGAGWGYDYGTAEDNKEMFEYLKGYSPVHNVRKGVKYPAVLVTTGDHDDRVVPAHSFKFAAELQDKQSGANPVMIRIDVNAGHGAGKSVAATIQENVDIQAFTLFNMGIKQLPNLK; this is encoded by the coding sequence ATGAGAAAAATAACAACCGCAATGGCGGTGGTTTGTAGCATTTCGACCATGAACGCCCAAACAAAAATCACGTACCCTGCCACTGCCAAAGGCACGCAAGTAGATACTTATTTCGGTACAAAAATCGCTGACCCTTACCGTTGGCTTGAAGACGACCGCTCCGCCCAAACGGCCGAGTGGGTGAAAGAAGAAAACAAAGTTACTTTCGGGTATTTGGAAAAAATCCCGTTCCGCGACGCACTCAAAAAGCGCATGGAAAAACTTTGGAATTATGAGAAAATCTCTGCGCCGTTCAAGGAAGGCAGCTACACGTATTACTACAAAAACGACGGCCTTCAAAATCAGTCGGTTTTGTATCGCAAAGATGCGGCAGGCAAAGAAGAGGTTTTTCTTGACCCCAATACTTTTTCCAAAGATGGCACAACCTCGCTTGCCAGCGTTGATTTTTCCAAAGACGGCAACATTTGCGCCTATTCCATTTCGGAAGGCGGCAGCGATTGGCGCAAAGTCATGATTATTGATGCAAAAACGAAAAAAACATTAGAAGCGACACTCGTGGACGTGAAATTTAGCGGCATCGCGTGGCGCGGCAACGAAGGTTTCTATTATTCGAGCTACGACAAACCGCAAGGAAGCGAACTTTCGGCTAAAACCGACCAACATAAATTGTATTTCCACAAATTAGGAACGGCACAAAAAGACGACCAAGTTGTTTTTGGTTTGGATAAAAAACGTCGTTACGTGGGCGGTTCTGTAACCGAAGACGGCAAATATTTAGTGATTTCGGCGGCCAACTCTACTTCTGGCAACGAATTGTATATCAAAGATTTAACGAAACAAAACAGCCCGATTATTACACTCGTGGACAATTTTGAAAATGATTTTGATGTGTTGGATAATGAAGGCGGTCGTTTGTTGGTAGCTACCAATTACCAAGCTCCCAACAAAAAAGTAATCGTGGTGGATTTGGCCAAACCAGAAAAAAACAACTGGACAGACCTTATCGCCGAGACCGAAAATGTACTTAGCCCCAGCACAGGCGGCGGTTATATTTTCGCCAATTACATGAAAGATGCCGTTTCGGTTATCAAACAATTTGATTATCAAGGCAAATTGCTGCGCAATGTAGAATTACCAGGTTTGGGAACGGCCAGCGGCTTTGGTGGAAAAAGAACCGAAACAACGCTTTATTATTCGTTCACCAATTACACCACGCCTTCGACGATTTACTCATTTGAAGTAAAAACGGGCGTTTCGGCTGTTTATCAGCGTCCGAAAGTAGATTTCAAATCCGAAGACTACGAGTCGAAGCAAGTATTTTATACGTCCAAAGACGGCACAAAAGTACCGATGATTATTACCTACAAAAAAGGAACACAGCTTAACGGCAAAAATCCAACCATTTTGTACGGTTACGGCGGGTTTAACATTAGCCTTACGCCAAGTTTCAGCATTGCCAACGCGGTTTGGTTGGAAAATGGCGGCGTGTACGCGGTAGCCAACTTGCGGGGCGGCGGCGAATACGGCAAAAAATGGCACGATGCAGGCACGAAACTTCACAAACAAAATGTGTTTGATGACTTTATTGCGGCAGCCGAATTTTTGATAAAAGACAAATACACGTCTTCGGACTTCTTGGCGATTCGCGGAGGCTCAAACGGCGGTTTGTTGGTAGGCGCGACCCTCACGCAACGCCCCGACCTGATGAAAGTGGCATTGCCTGCGGTAGGCGTGTTGGATATGTTGCGTTATCACACCTTTACGGCGGGAGCTGGCTGGGGTTATGATTACGGCACAGCCGAAGACAACAAAGAAATGTTTGAGTACCTAAAAGGCTATTCGCCAGTGCATAACGTGCGCAAAGGCGTGAAATATCCTGCGGTGTTGGTAACCACTGGCGACCATGACGACCGCGTAGTTCCTGCGCATA